CAAACCAGGTTTGTGTCATAAAGCAACTCACCACCACAACTTCAGTGCTGAATAAACACGAGTTTACACTTCACCTGCACTACTTCCTTGGGCTTTTTatgctgggaaaggagaaaacttCATGCTGCTTTTGCTAATACAGTATTTTAGCATTAATTCAAAATTTGGTCCTTTATTAAGCATTTTAGGTTTACAAATGGTAACAAAAGTATGACacttccaaagaaaacaaatcaaatcccattcccaatgctcttcaaaatatttctcctttaaaaCAGTCTTTGattgttttgtgtttaaataaGCAAAAGGTTTTTCCTGGCTTTCCTCGAGTTGTGTCCATCACACACAGGttcctctgcagtgctggcaccTCTCACCGAGCACTCTCAGTCCTGCAGCTTCAGCTTCATTAACTGATTTTCTTCTGCCCTCTATTCTTGGAGTCCCAGAGAATCACCACATTAAAGtacagcaggaagagcaggaagtGCAGGCAAGACACCACGGCCACGGCCAGGGGGAACAGATCGGGCAGGCGCTGGGGAGGAGGCACggcagcactgagcactgaCAGCACTCCCATCagggccagggacagcaggaactGCAACACAACGAGTGATGAACACCTCAGACAGCTCAGCTGCCACCTCACTGCTGGGTGCTCTGCACGCTCCCAACGTGGCACAAAAAAAGGGACAGCCCCCCCTGCACTGGTACTTcagtgctgggaaaagctgcaagGAAGAGGCAAAGGAATAAAACTTGCTTACCAGGCTCCTGACAATCCTGGGAAAGGACTTAAACCAGGACACATAACCCttgagggaaagggaaaaggccTTGAGCTGTAGGTCCTCGGCTGAGGTCTTCTCCAGGATGGAGAAGGAGGCCAGGCACACGGCCAGGAAGGCGGGCGTGGTGACGGCgtagggcagcagcagctcgtccttcagcagcaggggcagcaggctggggtgGGGCCAGTAGAGCCCCAGGGCAGTCACAGcatgcagggagaggagggaaaaccAGTAAATAATTCCTCCTTACCAGGACTGGGGCAGAACAGGGTTTTCACagatgggtttgggttggaagagaccttaagctcatcctgctccagcctggccttgggcactgccagggatccaggggcagccacagctgttctgggcaccctgtgccagggcttctccaccctcccaggaaacaattcctccccaaaatcccatccatccctgccctctggcagtgggaaccattccctgtgtcctgtccctccatcccttgtcccagtGTCTCTCCAGCTCTGTTAACACTTTTTCCAACTCACCTGAAAGTTGACACAAGTAGAAACCATGTGGCCATGAAGGGGATTTCATTTATGATTAAGCAGACTGGGCTAgaatgagaggaagaaaaagagaaatcaacCATTCCCTAATCAGACAGCACTCCCAGTCCCTGTAGGATAtccccagggaacagcagggctggtgactgTCCCCACAGGCAGCACTCAAAGGACACACCAGCCTGGCTGTACTCACACACCTTCATTTGCAAGTGatgcagaaaagcaaatgtgCAGAGTTGTTAAAATCTGATCTATTGGCAAGTGAAAGCAGCGTGCAATAAGAAGATgaggaaaagatgaaattttatccacagaaaaattatttacttacACTGACACAAGAAGAATAGATTTTTCATGGACTTGAaaggagaacaggaaaaatgacAAGGCACAGCTGACCTTAGGAGAGAGAGCAGAGGTGTGTCAGCCTGGGACTGCCaagcaaagctctgctttgGTGGCTGCAGGTGCAGGCTCTGCGTGGGGCAGCAGCTAAATGAGCTGAGTTTTACAATTAACTGCCGCATTTCCTGCAGTGCAAACCCcaagcacccagagcagctcctgtgccaccctcacAAAGTTCCTTGTTTGGAACTTTATCCAGAATTAGTCACAAAGTCCTTCAGGTAGAGCCTCAGTCTTGCTCAGCTTCCCAGACAAGAGCAAGGAATCACAACATTCCCACACACAGGCACTGGCAAATCCCACTCCTGGTAAGAATTACCCCATTTTTGACATGAAATTTTGCTCCTTGTCATGACCAGTCAACAGAAAACGTAAACAAATTGTCTTTTTATTCCCCCACCAAATAAAAACGTGTCAAACCAACCTGTTCTTAGGATAAATGTTAGTTTTAGGTAATGttgtaataaaattaaaaagagaaatcatcTTGTAACTCTGAAAGTTGGACCCAGCTCCATCTAATTTTGATTTCAAGGAGAACTGAGTTTTTGCACAGGAGTCATGGCAATGTGCTTCAATTCAATGATGTGACTAAGAGAAGGcaaacattttggaaaatggaatcattttattttcaaaccaCTCATGAGCTCACAATGTccatttggggaatttttaatgcaattttgcAGCcagtgaaggaagaaaaactggCACTTtgcaaaccaaacaaaaagaggAGAAATCCCAATTCTATATGAGGTTTAAATGTGTGTGGAATCTTCCAAAGGCTCTTCTgagaaagataataaaaatacagagttaaataaagaaaactgagCCTAAGGAACAAGTCTGGGTTTAAAGGCCAGGTCAGAGCCCTGGATTTGAGGAAGTAAAACACTTTTTAACCAATTCCTTCAGCATTTGATGGCTCCcaccctctgtgccctgcacaaGTGCTgttggcactgctggctgccctcCAGTGCTCGTGGTGGATACAGAACAAGGAGCAGTGAACAGCAAACACTCACCAAGGCAAATTTAAACCCTCGCAGGGAAGGCTGGACAGTGAGCTTGAtacaggcagggagcaggctcAGGAATGTTACAGCAAAACTAAAGgattggggaagaaaaacagttttaataCATGAGTGACTAGAGCCATTAACacttctctctgcagagccagacCTGAATTCTTCACTGAGTCAAGAGAACTGGGAGCTCTGACTTTTAAGAGTGTTGAAAGATATTTGAATTCTTTGAATTTGCAAATCTTAACTCAGTTTTAACCAAGCAGCTTAAATCACTATATAAATAAGCAGGGAATTTTCCAGTCATAAATATTCCCAGTATTTCTCCATCATGACTTGtactgaaaaatacagtatAGGAAAGAATACAATTTGAGAAAATTTACTCCTCTTGCAAAAAATACTGCAGATAAAAACTACCTAAGGCACTCCAGTTATGTCTTACCTGAGTTTTAGCTGAGTTCGAGGAGATATTACATTCTTTATCTTTATAAGGACACTTAGACTGCACCAAATATTGGCTACTTTATcctggaaggaaatgaaaaggcaaTCAGTGATAATTATATCTAATTACACTCATGTTTGTGGGAACAATGGGGCTTGGGAGGTGGGGATTGTTGGGTTTCTGCCATGAGTGCAAGGAACACTTGCAGGAGTACATCACATTCTCAGATGTACTGGGGATGATTGTGCTCttcaaaaatggaatttttcaagAGACCAAATTAAAACAGGCTCTAAAATAAGTGAGAAACAGTTCTTCAGCACAAGAGACAACAACTTAACCCATGAGAGCAGACATTTTGTGGAGTAAGGCTGTGAAACTGTCCCTGGGTAAACCCTGGCCCATGTCAATCCtttctccctctgtgctgtttCCTCCCTACCTGCCTGTGCTCGCTGCCTGCTAGCACTGACAGAGTTAACCCCAATAAATCAAGAAGTCTAAAGACATTAGCACTTGTGCTAGGAtcactttcaaaattaaatttgtaactgcagctctcctgctggtGAAACTCATCCCCAgacagctgctggaggcacagcTGTGTAGACACAACTCCCAGCAGCAACTGAGCCCCTCGGTCCCCGCTGCCAGCGCCCGGAATCTGCCGGGGATTCcggggagcacagccctggcagcaccagcaactcctcctcacagccaggctgaatTTCCAGCCACCAGCAAGTGTTCCCAGGCTGCAAATGGGAACTGGCACACCCTGGCTGCAAATGGGAGCTGCACACAACCTGTCACACCCCAGGCCAAGTTACTGAGCGCTGCTTACGTGGACAAATTCTCATTTTATCTCCATCAGCATCCAGCAAgtcactgccctgagcagctcagaaaatatttgggcTAATATTAGACTAAAATCCTCCAGCTCTTTCAGACTCGTTGCTTATTGTcatttaaagattttctttttaaacttggTACTCAATAAAAGGTGTGCTGAGCAAAATGATTCCTTTATAAATTCCAAATAATTCTCAAGGAAAAGGgtaatttgtttttttgggggtgttctGGAGAGGTTGTTTGGTGTtcgttggggttttttaaataagcCAGCAGAGAATACACCAAGAACACCTCCACTGCCTTTGGTACATCAGCACTAACtttaaggggggaaaaatgccACTTGTGATATTATTTACATCTGAAAAAGTTTCAAAGAATAATTAAGATTAATCAAACTATGTGAGAATTTGCTTTAATCCTTGTGGCAACCTGGAAATTCAATGCTTCATTTTCTAGGTTAAGCCTGAAATTGAGAATCTGCTGTAAAAAGTGTAATATTGACTCATGCCCCAGTTAAAACAGCAGCAACTCCCTGTGACCTGGGAACCTTTTCttttatcccaaattcctgTGGCATTGCCATTTGGACATAAGAACTCTTCCttttatcccaaattcctcTGGCATTGCCATTCAGTAAATGAGGAATTGAGTGACTGGATTAAGGCTCAGCACCTTCAGCATGGGCGTGTCCACAccaagagcaaaaccaaaagcagaagTGGCCTAAAACTTTTGGAAAATATTGTGGAAACTGCACAAGGTGAGTCAGAAAGGAAGTTCTAGGCTGTATCTAAaacatcatttaaaaattatttttaaaaattaattaatcccACTGAAAAGAGGGGAGCAGAACCCAAGAGGCCAAAGCCATTGACTTTCAAGGTTACATCTTCTGACACTGTCAATTACTACGGAATCTATTTCAATGGAAAAATGTATGGATTGAAGTATGGGTTTGATGATGGGATAAGTGTTGTCTCCTGGTATAATATCCTGGAAGatgccagctgagctggggttAAACACTGGATTAAATAACTGGCAAGAAAGGACTGCTGAAGAAGCCGTCTCGAGTTACTCGCCCCGCGCTGTGTCTCCCCCATGAAATCCTAAAGGTCAGTCTGAAGGTTTCTCCAGGGATCTAAGAATACAGGACAGGGCAGTGGGTGGGAGAAGAAAACATGCATGCCTCAAACAAGCCTCTGTCAATGGGAAAGAGTCTTCTGAGTACTTGCATGATTTGTTCCACGTCGGTGCTGAAGGGGAGCCAGCAGGCAGCGAAGGACACCAGCACTGTCCCTGCCAGTTTGGCCAAGAGCACCAACCTGCAACAGCACAGCAcatcagcacagcaggagcagtgctgccaCAAATCCTGCCAGGCTGCAATCCTGCAGGACAGCAACACCTCACACAGCTCATTCCCACAGAAATGAACCCAGGAATGCCCAGCTGCACACAAGGACaaccccattccccattccagGCTGATTCCTGGGGAAGATAAAACACTTTAAACCCACTTACCCCTTTCCTTTCAGTCCCTTCTTGAAGCACTTTCCAAGTAAATAGCAAAAAAAGGGCAGGGAATGGTAGAGCTCCATTTGCTTATAGTTTAAGGCCAAGCAAAATGCCATGGAGCCCAGGAGGTCCCAGTCATGGGACAAACAAAGGACAGCCCACAGGGCCAAGCCGAGGCTCACTGAGTTGTATATGGTTTTTTATGTCAAGGACAAGATACACATCTCACTTCTGGAAAGCAGCAATTAATGCCCTGGGGGAAAGCAGAAATGGCTTGTAAAATGAGTTTTGCCAAGTTAGTTTTAAGAACATGTTGCCAATTGTGACTATGTTCCCccaaagataaaataattacttCCATTGAAAGtgtcatttttatatttccaaAGTTTGATTCAGAGCTTGCCCAGGCAAATCTGAGGGCAAATTCTGTGTGTGTTAATGACACGTGTAATTACACATGCATTCAGCCAACCCAGCTTTTGGTGGCAGTGACAGTTCTCTGCAACAAGCAACATTTCCTTCTTGGTATTTACATGAGTCATGATAAAGCTCTCACAAGCTTtcccccccagctcccacaaGATAGTGCAGAATATTCAAATCCATCAGTGTTTAAATTATGTATAATTTCCTTCAAGGATTTCTGAAGGGTTTGTGATTCTGTTACACACACAAGGCACCCTCACCCATGACCAGTTCCCTGACTGCTAATACTGCTCAAACAATGAGAAATAGTTGCTAAAACAATGTTACTGCCTTGTGACTTTGAAAAGAGCTTCCCAGGCTCAGGAGATTTTGAAGAGACCAAGCTACACTTACTATTAAACTGCAACAaagttttataatttttgtaaACTGTAACAAAAGCTTTggtttttacttgttttttgaaaaactgagaaaaaacagtaaacacagaatcccagactggtttgaactgaaagggaccttaaagcccatccagtgccatcccctgccatggcagggacaccttccactgtcccaggctgctccaacctggccttggacactgccaggggcagccacagctcctttgggcacctgtgccagggcctgcccaccctcccagggaggaatttctccctaatatccaatccaaacccaccctctggcagtgggaagccattccctcctgtcctgccacTCCATCCCTTGTATTTCTTGTATTGTCAGAAATGtcacaatattttgttttccctctgtcaACCTAAGCAGCTGTGACAACACATCCAGCTTGCCCACGGAGCTCTCAGCCCACTCACATTTCCCACTCCACATCACCAGGTGTATTTGACACTTCATTGATTTCACATCAGCAAACTCACACAGAGGCCCtgatcctgcagcagcccagggaaagCAATCCCTGccttgctggagctgctcagagggCGGCATTGCTCACAGCAgagtggcagggctggcacagcaatgtgcaggaaatcaggaaatccctgcctcagcagcagctgctgcagctccagcacagggtgAACTGACAGCACTGGGCTGCCCCTGTACAAAACCAGTATAAAAGCAGGATTGTCATTAACAAAGAGCCCCTGTGGAAGTGGCACCAGCCAGCCCTGAACTCACCTCCCTGAGCTGCGCAGCCAAGGCAGAAGGGGAGGTTTTACAGCCCTGAACATTTCACACAGCTCCACCTGCCACTGCTCCGCCACCCTGGGAAGATCTAAGGGGAttccctgtgcacacacaaatcacaggagcacagcccaTCACTCTCCTCCCTGTCACAACCCCACTGATGCTGCCTGCAGTGAAGTGACTGACAGGGAGATCAGCTGGAGGCATGGCAAGAATGATATTCATGTTGGGATTGATTTGTGCCAATATCAATAATTTTTATCTCCAATATGTTTCAGACTTGCAGCTTCCTTTGATATCTCTGTTTGGGGTGGGCAGAACCCCCCAGATGACTTTGTACACCACAGCCACCCCATGCTCAGCTACCAAGTGCTAAGGAGCAGTAATCCCATAAACAGAATTCATTTCCATGCAGAACAAGGATACTGGAAGTGCCCATGGTCAATAAGGATGAGGCCTGGGTAAAGCAGGATGCAGAGAGCACTGGAAACCTGGCAAGAATcaaaaaggagaggggaaaaataattagtCCAAAATTAGACATTAGACAGAGGAACTGCTCCAGTACAAAAATGTGCCCCTCCATGGTGCATCCTATAGGCGGGAATCTTAAGTCTCTACAAGTAATCATTTGCCATTAACAAAAAAGGATAAAGATTTGCcataaattagaaaatattgaATATTGCCTGTCTTTTACAATAGCTCAAAGATCACCTACACCTATGTTAAACCACTCCAAAAATCAGCAGACTTGTTATTCCAAAATCTACTGTAAGGAGTGTTCAAGACAAAGCACAAATCCTACCCCTCCCacaccacaaatattttttggggttttcttttacTACTCAAGTAATACATTAATGAAAAATCTTGttattaaaagcattaaaataattgctgtaagataaaataaagggtttttaatgttttaaagtgAAAAGCCTACGATATGAGCTATAGTGGTTGCCATCAGTTTTATAGGGAAGCCATCAGGGTGTTCTAGGTGTTAATTAACCAGTGTTACACTTCTACTCTGTTCTAacagtgttttctttgtttaatttaCACACACCAGgtacttgccttttttttagcAGATGTTTCTTTCAAGgaaaaacaatataaaataaCTGCAGGGATATAAACCAGCAGATCAGcaacaaacactgaaaaataaagattaacTTTCCATTAGAATCCTCCCACAAGGAGGAGGCAAGGAAAAACCACAGGCAAATAAACATCAAAATAGCAGAAATAAACTGGGCAGTTCCACttcaaaggacaaaaagaaCCAGGTCTACAGAATTTGATCTTGTTAATATTTCTCAGGCTCATTTCTGATgtcccaaagctgctgcttccacgtgttcagctgtcctggctcctggcacagcctcagTCACTCTCTAGTTCCTGACatgccacaggcagggcaggcattCGGGAATGGCCCCGAgaaaccagccctgctggacCCAGGTTGtggggcagcacagagaggctggggcacagggaacaAACCCCAGATTATGCCAGTCTCTGTGGGAATTACCAGTGATGGGGATAAAGGGACTGAGAGCAGGGATTTGGCTTTCATCACCTGCCTACAGCAAGGATTTGTGAGAGGGGACAAGAAAACAGAGCCAGCAAGatcccctgcccagggaatATCCAGCAGGTGAATTCTTCTTCAGTTGTCCTAAAAACCTCAGATTATTTCTACAAACCACTTCCAGCAAATGTGCAGTGGCTCCAAGAGGCAAAGGAGATGTTGAAACATTTCAGTTATCCAGGGGTGAATGGTTTTGCCAGCTTAAGCCACAACTAAACAAATATAACCAAGGTGTTAGCAAAACAAATACACTGAAGCTTAAAATAAAGCTGCCATTGACTAccctgaattattttaatgcacTCCTCTAATGGCCCCTGTTAAAAAGTGTTTATCAGCTCTCCAGATCCATCAGTGTTGTGTCAAGAGAGTtgatttcaaaattaataaagaCCATTTCAAGGGTAATTAAATActagtgatttttattttttttcaattcaatCAATTACCAGAGAGCAGACTGAGAGGTTTGTGAGGTACAGAGAAGCTATTGATGAACAACAAATTCTGCTGTTGCAatcaaaaagcattttgtgttagaaaaagcaaaagacatttcaaattaaagaaaatagtaACAAGAAACAAGAGTTCACTGGTCACATTGTTTGCTGTCCTACTGCCGCAGTTACTAAATTATGGTACAAATCTTCTTCTGCACTTGTTTGCAGTTCAAAATAATCAAATGGTGGAAAACAAATTTAGAATACAAGtagtaaaacaaatttttacttttttgctCACAGTAATATCAAATATCTCTGCCTTTGAGATCAGCTCCTAATGAAGATCTCTGATATCTCCAGAGATTAAGTCAGGAAAAGCCAGGCtacatgtaaaataattttacaataaaaatgaagttaagCTAAAAACAAAAGACTATTTATTAGAAtagaagggaaaacaagaatagttttcaaaattaaaaagtggGTCTGTGCTACAAAGAGTAGTTGTGTTTTagagtttttaattaattaattgggTTGAAAACttgtttctatattttatatttatcagGTCACAAATGATAGCAGAAGAGGAAATAATGCAGGAACCTGGCTCAGAAATGGACCTGCAAATGGACCCAATTAAAAACCTGAGAATAAACCAGTAAAGAG
This Camarhynchus parvulus chromosome 8, STF_HiC, whole genome shotgun sequence DNA region includes the following protein-coding sequences:
- the ALG6 gene encoding dolichyl pyrophosphate Man9GlcNAc2 alpha-1,3-glucosyltransferase, whose amino-acid sequence is MEKWSLMTVTVLLALTVRWAVSLGSYSGAGKPPMYGDYEAQRHWQEITYNLPIRQWYFNTSDNNLLYWGLDYPPLTAYHSFVCAYIAKLINPDWVALHTSRGYESQPHKLFMRTTVFVADLLVYIPAVILYCFSLKETSAKKKVSSALCILLYPGLILIDHGHFQYNSVSLGLALWAVLCLSHDWDLLGSMAFCLALNYKQMELYHSLPFFCYLLGKCFKKGLKGKGLVLLAKLAGTVLVSFAACWLPFSTDVEQIMQVLRRLFPIDRGLFEDKVANIWCSLSVLIKIKNVISPRTQLKLSFAVTFLSLLPACIKLTVQPSLRGFKFALVSCALSFFLFSFQVHEKSILLVSVPVCLIINEIPFMATWFLLVSTFSLLPLLLKDELLLPYAVTTPAFLAVCLASFSILEKTSAEDLQLKAFSLSLKGYVSWFKSFPRIVRSLFLLSLALMGVLSVLSAAVPPPQRLPDLFPLAVAVVSCLHFLLFLLYFNVVILWDSKNRGQKKIS